Proteins encoded within one genomic window of Candidatus Berkiella cookevillensis:
- a CDS encoding phosphotransferase, with the protein MRNKILEWGLNCLLSKGYKIEGDPEVVVETPWSTVARFLTAEDCFYLKQTPADLFIEIEIIKAVQYNMPSSLTPTILFENAELHCFLMRRCGDHSLRTKFNGTINPDLLISGLNNYFKILRSFEQNLDVLEEIGVPDWRINQVPQLYVKLLENKALMLDEGLRQNEIDKLMRLLPIIESICESLSKQTLKETLVNSDLNENNLVINEKTQQISIIDWGESVIAHPFFSIASHLQSIARRYKLELKGEFLEKIKQQCLSCWRDVAHMDELEMIYQNILRLHPIFCALAIHRLQAATHHKSKEMQNWFIAGFLKMLLESESTRL; encoded by the coding sequence GATCCTGAAGTTGTGGTAGAAACGCCTTGGTCTACAGTGGCTCGATTTTTGACCGCAGAGGATTGCTTTTATTTAAAACAAACGCCTGCTGATTTATTTATTGAAATAGAAATCATAAAGGCTGTTCAATATAATATGCCAAGCTCACTTACGCCAACGATTTTATTTGAAAATGCTGAGCTGCATTGTTTTCTCATGAGGCGTTGTGGTGACCATTCACTTCGTACAAAGTTTAATGGGACAATAAATCCTGATTTGCTCATTAGTGGTTTAAATAATTATTTTAAGATTCTTCGATCGTTTGAGCAAAATTTGGATGTGTTAGAGGAAATAGGTGTTCCTGATTGGCGAATCAATCAAGTCCCGCAGCTTTATGTTAAATTATTAGAAAATAAAGCATTGATGCTCGATGAAGGGCTTAGGCAAAATGAAATAGACAAGCTTATGAGGTTGTTGCCAATCATAGAGTCTATTTGTGAATCTCTTTCTAAACAAACACTCAAAGAGACATTGGTGAATAGTGATCTTAATGAAAATAACCTTGTGATAAATGAAAAAACACAACAAATCTCCATTATAGATTGGGGTGAAAGTGTTATTGCACATCCCTTTTTCTCAATCGCTTCCCATTTACAGAGTATTGCAAGACGATACAAATTAGAGCTAAAAGGAGAGTTTTTAGAAAAAATCAAGCAACAATGCTTATCTTGTTGGCGAGATGTTGCTCATATGGATGAATTAGAGATGATTTATCAAAATATTCTAAGATTACATCCTATTTTTTGCGCATTGGCTATTCATCGATTACAGGCTGCTACTCATCATAAAAGCAAAGAAATGCAAAATTGGTTTATTGCAGGATTTCTCAAAATGCTATTAGAAAGTGAGAGCACAAGACTATGA
- a CDS encoding Fic family protein — translation MRFQTKDILLSNSAHQEIIDEILGDSFVSSGINITVLDSLDFQTQQIPLALRIILEGKYTRPGNEDFLEIIRNTILKAPKFLSNKASLDELSLIQLHMLINNYNDPDLNRFITGDISQAIESIDEIIDKHELTPLVLDLSEIHDATPLKTLESLPEQERWRLYIDGNKQRDPLERGWQAYEEREKNCILSMHNSFKYALSEHAKPLTVDTIMTIHDIALGGIEGDMIQGLRDRGTHTAFDYLSLDRVMQVPPYAETKKYDSTLGIKSNYIKRSFEYTSPKDLINFMKNTLLEYENKLSEAGDSIEGKLDAIVDLGYDMLKKHPFCDGNSRTFITIILNKELMRNGFSACIFDDPLIFEGYVGRNELKLEVINGIKNFKKLIAENTIENLPPNLTTKELSKQASPPILSSFSADEMLTYTPKKPKR, via the coding sequence ATGAGATTTCAAACTAAAGATATTTTATTATCTAATAGCGCACATCAAGAGATAATAGACGAGATACTAGGAGACTCATTTGTATCGTCAGGCATTAACATAACTGTCTTGGATTCATTAGATTTTCAAACTCAACAAATACCTCTAGCGCTTAGAATTATTTTAGAAGGAAAATATACGCGACCAGGAAATGAAGATTTTTTAGAGATAATTAGAAATACAATATTAAAAGCACCTAAATTTTTATCAAACAAGGCTTCTCTTGATGAGCTATCTTTGATTCAGCTACATATGCTCATAAATAACTATAATGACCCAGATCTAAATCGCTTCATAACTGGAGATATATCTCAGGCAATAGAATCTATTGATGAAATTATTGATAAGCATGAACTAACACCGCTTGTATTAGATTTATCGGAAATCCACGATGCCACTCCCTTAAAAACGCTAGAATCTCTTCCTGAACAAGAACGCTGGCGTTTATATATTGATGGAAATAAACAAAGGGATCCTCTAGAGCGTGGTTGGCAAGCTTATGAAGAGAGAGAAAAAAATTGTATATTATCAATGCATAATTCTTTTAAATATGCGCTTTCAGAACATGCAAAGCCACTCACAGTAGATACAATAATGACAATCCATGATATCGCCTTAGGTGGCATAGAAGGTGATATGATTCAGGGGTTAAGAGATCGTGGCACTCATACCGCATTTGATTATTTATCATTAGACAGAGTCATGCAAGTCCCACCTTATGCTGAAACAAAAAAATATGATTCAACATTAGGGATTAAATCTAACTACATAAAAAGAAGCTTTGAATATACTTCTCCAAAAGACTTAATCAATTTCATGAAAAACACTTTATTGGAGTATGAAAATAAACTTTCAGAGGCTGGAGACTCTATTGAAGGGAAATTAGATGCAATTGTTGACCTTGGTTATGATATGCTTAAAAAACACCCTTTTTGCGATGGCAATAGCCGTACATTTATCACTATCATTCTAAATAAAGAACTCATGAGAAATGGCTTTTCAGCTTGCATTTTCGATGATCCTCTTATTTTTGAAGGTTATGTAGGAAGAAATGAATTAAAATTAGAAGTTATTAATGGGATCAAAAACTTCAAAAAACTCATAGCTGAAAATACCATTGAAAACCTTCCTCCAAACTTAACCACAAAAGAACTTTCTAAACAGGCTTCCCCTCCTATATTATCAAGTTTTAGTGCGGATGAAATGCTAACATATACCCCTAAGAAACCGAAAAGATAA
- a CDS encoding trifunctional transcriptional activator/DNA repair protein Ada/methylated-DNA--[protein]-cysteine S-methyltransferase: MISPKTKKDYYQALIAKNTEYEGVFYVGVKTTGVFCRPTCPARKPKFEHCEFFETAQQALLASFRPCKRCRPLSHPNHVSALVQTLVEAVEANPEKRWKDKDFQELSVDASTARRQFKKRFGMTFVEYARARRMGLAMKQIRTGTAVIDAQLSTGYESSSGFRDAFSRIMGAAPTKLGQTTLLKATWLDTPLGPMVAIANEHALYLLEFIDRRGLEREIERLRQKTKSAIVPGLTPAISSIESELRQYFSGNLKKFRTPLSLLGSPFQLQVWEELQKIPYGETRSYSDIAAKINKPSAFRAVATANGANQLAIVIPCHRVINTNGNLGGYGGGLSRKEWLINLEKKQS, encoded by the coding sequence GTGATATCGCCCAAAACTAAAAAAGACTACTATCAAGCCTTAATCGCTAAAAATACCGAATATGAAGGTGTTTTTTATGTGGGCGTAAAAACAACGGGTGTATTCTGTCGCCCTACCTGTCCAGCCAGAAAGCCTAAATTTGAGCATTGTGAATTTTTCGAAACTGCTCAACAAGCACTGTTAGCCTCATTTCGGCCTTGCAAACGCTGTCGCCCTCTTTCTCATCCTAATCATGTTTCAGCGCTTGTCCAAACTCTTGTAGAGGCAGTTGAAGCAAACCCTGAAAAGCGCTGGAAAGACAAGGATTTTCAAGAGTTATCTGTCGATGCTTCTACGGCTCGTCGTCAATTCAAAAAGCGCTTTGGTATGACCTTTGTTGAATATGCAAGAGCTAGACGCATGGGGCTGGCTATGAAGCAAATCAGAACAGGCACAGCTGTCATTGATGCGCAACTTTCAACAGGATATGAATCAAGTAGCGGTTTTAGAGATGCGTTTTCTCGTATTATGGGAGCAGCACCCACGAAGCTAGGGCAAACCACTCTCTTAAAAGCAACATGGTTAGATACACCACTTGGCCCAATGGTAGCCATTGCAAATGAACATGCACTTTATCTTTTAGAATTTATAGACAGACGTGGTCTTGAGCGGGAAATAGAACGGCTCCGACAAAAAACAAAATCAGCTATTGTCCCTGGATTGACACCAGCAATCAGCTCCATTGAGAGTGAGCTTAGGCAATATTTTTCTGGAAACTTAAAAAAATTTAGAACACCGCTTTCTTTACTTGGCTCACCTTTTCAATTACAAGTTTGGGAAGAATTACAAAAAATTCCTTATGGCGAAACCCGATCTTATTCTGACATCGCAGCTAAAATTAATAAACCTTCTGCATTTCGCGCCGTAGCAACGGCAAATGGTGCCAACCAACTTGCCATCGTTATTCCATGTCACCGTGTCATCAATACCAATGGTAATCTTGGTGGTTATGGCGGTGGACTCTCTCGCAAAGAATGGCTGATTAATCTTGAAAAAAAACAATCTTGA
- a CDS encoding class I SAM-dependent methyltransferase, with the protein MSNDIYVEENVPQFEAIYGKGLISLGGFEAINKMFARSDLKNKQILDVGSGIGGMAYYLAEQYHCKVIGLEIHQWMANYATAHAPKNIKHNLKFISYPPNGSIPVSDESIDICCSKGVLTNVEKKLQLFQELHRILNNKGQIVFIDWLVPESTGSKYDRLRLGDMSFKETQSSYTQILEKAGFNNIQFIDKSKEYLEYVKQLDEMYHSSEHKKTYANIISRSLRDDLILANMDLKKSIESDQQLSMLILADK; encoded by the coding sequence ATGAGTAATGATATTTACGTTGAAGAAAACGTACCACAATTTGAAGCTATCTATGGCAAAGGTTTGATCTCGTTAGGTGGTTTTGAAGCAATCAATAAGATGTTTGCTAGATCCGATCTAAAAAATAAGCAGATTTTAGATGTGGGTTCAGGCATAGGCGGTATGGCTTATTATCTTGCAGAGCAATATCACTGTAAAGTTATTGGTCTTGAAATTCATCAATGGATGGCAAATTATGCCACAGCTCATGCCCCTAAAAACATAAAACACAACTTGAAGTTCATCAGCTATCCTCCAAATGGATCCATCCCTGTCAGCGACGAAAGTATTGATATTTGTTGCAGTAAAGGTGTTTTAACCAATGTTGAAAAGAAACTCCAACTATTTCAAGAATTACATAGAATCCTCAACAATAAGGGACAAATCGTATTCATTGATTGGCTGGTTCCAGAATCCACTGGCTCAAAATACGATCGCTTAAGATTAGGTGATATGTCATTCAAGGAAACGCAATCTAGCTATACACAGATCCTAGAAAAAGCAGGATTTAATAATATTCAATTTATCGATAAAAGCAAAGAATACTTGGAATATGTAAAACAGCTAGATGAAATGTACCATTCTTCAGAACATAAAAAAACATATGCTAATATCATTAGCAGGTCTCTCCGAGATGATCTTATTCTGGCAAATATGGATTTAAAAAAATCGATTGAATCTGACCAACAGCTTTCTATGCTAATCCTGGCAGATAAATAA
- a CDS encoding NADP-dependent oxidoreductase, producing MKAVCIREFGNVDVVKIEDKEIPIIQDQHDVLVEVHAASVNPIDWKVREGYFSDNSNDCFPFPMGWDFSGKIISIGNNVSKFKLGDEVYGLIRFFEPAGTFAEYVTAPSAQICLKPIHYDHVHAAASPLVSLTAWQALFEVANLQKNQTVLIHAAGGGVGQFAVQLAKWKGAKVIAIASSVSSELLISFGADIFIDYKKEKFEDKVQNVDIVLNLVGDKDTALRSLNVMKNGGKIISFLGPHDPEVIAKAKAKNIEAVSMIVKPNGEQLGSITQLINDKLIKTTIEKTFPLDEVKAALNLVQNGHCHGKVVLKVK from the coding sequence ATGAAAGCTGTTTGTATTCGTGAGTTTGGAAATGTCGATGTTGTAAAAATTGAAGACAAAGAAATTCCAATTATTCAAGATCAGCATGATGTATTAGTTGAAGTGCATGCTGCCAGCGTAAACCCGATTGATTGGAAAGTTCGCGAGGGGTATTTTTCAGACAATTCTAATGATTGCTTTCCTTTTCCGATGGGTTGGGATTTTTCAGGAAAAATTATCTCTATTGGTAATAACGTATCGAAATTTAAGCTAGGGGATGAAGTGTATGGCTTAATCCGGTTCTTTGAGCCTGCAGGAACATTTGCAGAATACGTAACGGCACCAAGCGCTCAAATATGCCTTAAACCCATTCATTATGACCATGTTCATGCCGCAGCTTCTCCGCTTGTTTCGTTAACAGCATGGCAAGCTTTATTTGAAGTGGCGAATCTACAAAAAAATCAAACAGTTCTTATTCATGCCGCAGGAGGTGGCGTAGGTCAATTTGCTGTGCAACTTGCAAAGTGGAAAGGTGCCAAAGTAATTGCAATAGCTTCAAGTGTAAGCAGTGAGCTATTAATATCATTTGGGGCTGATATATTTATTGATTATAAAAAAGAAAAATTTGAAGATAAAGTCCAAAATGTTGATATCGTACTAAACCTTGTTGGCGATAAAGATACTGCGTTACGTTCGCTGAACGTCATGAAGAATGGTGGGAAAATTATTTCTTTTTTAGGGCCTCATGATCCCGAAGTTATTGCAAAAGCCAAAGCAAAAAACATTGAGGCCGTTTCAATGATAGTTAAACCAAATGGCGAACAATTAGGCTCTATCACTCAATTGATCAATGATAAATTAATTAAAACGACTATTGAAAAAACTTTTCCTCTAGATGAAGTGAAAGCGGCATTAAATCTAGTTCAAAATGGGCATTGTCACGGAAAAGTTGTCCTTAAAGTGAAGTAA
- a CDS encoding MGMT family protein, translating to METKQNYFTQRVIKLILSVPKGKVATYGLIAKLAGNPRGSRAVGWILHSSTHKYNLPWQRIIKSDGRLSFVAGSTKFLSQCKKLDAEGVLVINGRVDLKKYLWNKSRSI from the coding sequence ATGGAAACTAAACAGAACTATTTTACACAACGTGTTATTAAACTCATTCTTTCTGTACCAAAAGGTAAAGTTGCAACTTACGGTCTTATTGCAAAACTTGCTGGAAACCCACGTGGTTCTCGGGCGGTTGGTTGGATTCTTCATTCAAGTACTCATAAATATAATCTGCCATGGCAAAGAATTATAAAATCGGATGGCAGATTATCCTTTGTTGCAGGTTCAACAAAATTTCTTTCTCAATGTAAAAAGCTAGATGCAGAAGGTGTATTGGTGATCAATGGTCGTGTTGATTTAAAAAAATACCTATGGAACAAGTCCAGAAGCATATGA